TCTGATGATTACAAAAAAGTGCTTATATCACATGATTAATTAAGCTAGTTTTTCTCCATTTGAAGCAATTACTTCTTTATACCAATGGAAAGATTTTTTGCGAGAACGCGCCAGTGACCCTTTACCGTGATCATCTAAATCGACATAAATGAAGCCATAGCGTTTTTTCATCTCACCGGTTCCGGCTGAAACCAAATCAATACAGCCCCAAGGCGTGTACCCCATTAAATCAACACCGTCTAATTCCACAGCATCTTTCATAGCGGCAATATGTTTCTTGAAGTAGTCAATGCGGTAATCATCTTCAATACTACCATCTTCTTTTACAACATCTACTGCACCAAAACCATTTTCAACAATAAATAATGGTACTTGATAACGATCATACAAGTTACATAAAGAAATTCTAAGTCCTAATGGATCAACTGCCCAGCCCCATTCAGATTCAGCTAAATAAGGATTTTTCACTGCTGGCTGCTGGTTACCGCCAACATACTTCACATTTTCTGGATTAGCAGAAGAGGCCGTTGACATGTAGTAACTAAAGCCAATATAGTCCACGGTGCCTTCTTTAATCAGCTCATCATCACCAGCCTCTTTTTTGATGGTGATATTTTCCCGCTCAAACCATTTTAATTTGTGAGCAGGATAAGTCCCCTTCACTTGAACATCAATGAAAAATTCTTGACCACGATTAAATTCTAAAGCTGCCATCACATCTTCAGGATTACTTGTCATCGGATAGCTTGGAATATAAGCCACCATCATGCCGATTTTAAAAGCTGGATTAATTTTGTGACCCAATATTACTGCCTTAGCACTAGCTACAAACAAATGATGAATAGCTTGATAGCGATGCTGATTGTCAT
The DNA window shown above is from Enterococcus montenegrensis and carries:
- a CDS encoding glycoside hydrolase family 1 protein, with protein sequence MAFSKDFLWGGATAANQYEGGYLSGGKGLATLDAITGGSKDNPRMITFKTEDGKIHEVTREEGLPKGATGYIDPDKYYPSHVATDFYHHYKEDIALFAEMGFKCFRLSLSWARICPKGTDEINEEGLAFYDAVFDELLKYGIEPVVTINHFDIPMYLADKLDGWNNRKTVDYFVFFCETVFKRYKDKVKYWMTFNEINFLRSWTQIGIHQNDNQHRYQAIHHLFVASAKAVILGHKINPAFKIGMMVAYIPSYPMTSNPEDVMAALEFNRGQEFFIDVQVKGTYPAHKLKWFERENITIKKEAGDDELIKEGTVDYIGFSYYMSTASSANPENVKYVGGNQQPAVKNPYLAESEWGWAVDPLGLRISLCNLYDRYQVPLFIVENGFGAVDVVKEDGSIEDDYRIDYFKKHIAAMKDAVELDGVDLMGYTPWGCIDLVSAGTGEMKKRYGFIYVDLDDHGKGSLARSRKKSFHWYKEVIASNGEKLA